In Phycisphaerae bacterium RAS2, the DNA window ACTGCCTCGTCGATGACATCGACCATCGGCGGGCCTTTCTGCTCGGCCTTGGGGTCGCCGAGGCTGTGATCGCGCCCGGGGTAGCGATGGACGGTCACGTCCTTCCGGCCGCGGCGGATCAGGTCGCTGACGGTGAAATCGAACGACTCGATGGGCACGGAGATGTCCTCGGTGCCGTGTGCGAGAAAGATTTTCGCGCTGGCCCGGGCGAGGCTCTCGACGGGGGGATGAGCGCAGAACGTGGCCCAGCGCTTGTACGCGTGCCCGGCGAAGAACTTATCGATTGCGTCGGGATGGGCTATGATGTCGCGGTATTCCGCTTCCATCTCGCGCACGGCGGAGTCGATTTCTTCGGGTGACGCACCGTCCTTGGCCATCCCCTTGCGGCGAAGCGTCACGAGATCGAAGAACTGCGTCGGCCCGCCGCCGGACATGAACACGACATGCGTCACGCGCGGGTCGCGCGCCGCGGCGTGCGCGGCCACGTCGGCCCCCTCGGACATGCCCATCAGCACGACGCGATCCGCGTCGACGTTGGGTTGTTTCAGCAGCGTGTCAAGAAGCAGGCACACGTCGCCGGTGCGGCCTTCGTAGGTCGCGTTTTGCTGATACTCCTCGGGCGCGCCCTCGGCCGAGCCGATGTGTTCCTTCGGGAAATATCCGAACTCGATGCCGCGCTTCTCCGCCGTGGCGACGTGGAACTCCTTCTTGAATCGGTCGGCGATGAAGCCGAACAGGCCGTAGCCGACTCTTCCGTCGCGGACCATGAATTGCGAATGGGCGCCGGAGCCGTCGACGAAAACGAGAAGAGGCTTCTTGCTTGCCAGGCCGTCGTCGAAATCGCCCAGGTAAATTGACAGATTGCTGCCGTCGGCGCGGCGTGCGTCCACCTGCCGGAACATGGGAGGCAGCTTGGGATTATGCACAAAGGCGACGTTCCAACCCTTCGGCGCGGGGCGGGCAGCGGCGGGCTTCTTCTCATCCGCGACGGCAGGGCGACCTGCCAGGGCAAGACCAAGACACATCATCCATGCAATGCGATTCGCTGCCGGGACGCTCGCCATGCGCTTCTCCCACAAAGTGG includes these proteins:
- a CDS encoding Alpha/beta hydrolase family protein — its product is MASVPAANRIAWMMCLGLALAGRPAVADEKKPAAARPAPKGWNVAFVHNPKLPPMFRQVDARRADGSNLSIYLGDFDDGLASKKPLLVFVDGSGAHSQFMVRDGRVGYGLFGFIADRFKKEFHVATAEKRGIEFGYFPKEHIGSAEGAPEEYQQNATYEGRTGDVCLLLDTLLKQPNVDADRVVLMGMSEGADVAAHAAARDPRVTHVVFMSGGGPTQFFDLVTLRRKGMAKDGASPEEIDSAVREMEAEYRDIIAHPDAIDKFFAGHAYKRWATFCAHPPVESLARASAKIFLAHGTEDISVPIESFDFTVSDLIRRGRKDVTVHRYPGRDHSLGDPKAEQKGPPMVDVIDEAVAWTANASGKSTTAKREAKGSPERENKSVRKRGE